The proteins below are encoded in one region of Sphingobium yanoikuyae:
- a CDS encoding DsbA family protein produces MTDQTRPSFRAALSNRKMQMTLGALALIAGAAGTALAVQAPGSVSTGDKAAIEKIVHDYILEHPEIIPQAIEKLQAKRMEGTIDANRQTIETPYAGAWEGAANADVTVVEFFDYACGYCRASLPDLAKLVGADAKVKIVYRELPILSEESSDAAKVSLLAAERNRYMVYHKALYGAGKVTRESIIGAATQAGITKADAEAAMASSKYDAELQSNIALAQKLQASGTPTFVIGNQVLNGAVGYDSLKDAVTSARGK; encoded by the coding sequence ATGACAGATCAGACCCGGCCCAGCTTTCGTGCGGCCCTATCCAACAGGAAAATGCAGATGACCCTGGGCGCCCTCGCCTTGATCGCTGGTGCCGCCGGCACCGCCCTTGCCGTGCAGGCGCCCGGCAGCGTCTCCACCGGCGACAAGGCCGCGATCGAAAAGATCGTTCACGACTATATATTGGAGCATCCCGAGATCATCCCGCAGGCGATCGAGAAGCTGCAGGCCAAGCGGATGGAAGGCACGATCGACGCGAATCGCCAGACGATCGAGACGCCCTATGCCGGCGCATGGGAAGGCGCGGCCAATGCCGATGTCACCGTGGTCGAGTTTTTCGACTATGCCTGCGGCTATTGTCGCGCCTCGCTGCCTGACCTTGCCAAGCTGGTTGGCGCCGATGCCAAGGTGAAGATCGTCTATCGCGAATTGCCGATCCTGTCGGAGGAAAGCTCCGACGCGGCCAAGGTGTCGCTGCTGGCGGCCGAACGCAATCGCTACATGGTCTATCACAAGGCGCTCTATGGCGCTGGCAAGGTGACTCGCGAATCGATCATCGGCGCCGCCACCCAGGCCGGAATCACCAAGGCCGATGCCGAAGCGGCGATGGCGTCGAGCAAATATGATGCCGAGTTGCAGTCGAACATCGCCCTCGCCCAGAAGCTGCAGGCGAGCGGCACGCCGACCTTCGTCATCGGCAACCAGGTGCTGAACGGCGCGGTCGGCTATGATTCGCTCAAGGACGCGGT
- a CDS encoding N-acetylmuramoyl-L-alanine amidase: MKIGWTADGRALHKRRMLNIIALATTMLAATPGDAGGIAAVDVQGDRVTVRFDDRVEGASAFLLDGPRRIALDVAGAQAGASRYAGSNAAVSGIRQGQLSDTMARIVLDLTTPATLGDPQIAADGKSLSFSLQNVTDGRFRTAVGQGRLRFDAPANMSARPQKRIHSITVPIPPVARGVDLPAIEGVRDGSRPLVVIDAGHGGHDPGAINKDNGKREKDVTLAIAQAIRDQLVKSGRVRVALTRDDDRFLVLQERYGIARKLGADLFISVHADSAENADAHGATVYTLSETASDREAARLAARENKADVLNGVNLGNQSGDVSSILIDLTQRESMNISANFARLLQREAAPYVPFRSAYHRFASLMVLKAPDTPSVLFETGYISNADDALFLSSHEGQQAIARGVARAIDVHFARKLAMGSGRSGG; the protein is encoded by the coding sequence ATGAAAATTGGCTGGACGGCCGATGGGCGCGCGTTGCACAAGCGGCGCATGCTCAACATAATTGCGCTGGCAACGACGATGCTGGCAGCGACCCCCGGCGATGCCGGCGGTATCGCGGCCGTGGATGTGCAGGGCGACCGCGTCACCGTTCGGTTCGACGATCGGGTGGAGGGCGCGTCCGCCTTCCTGCTCGACGGGCCGCGCCGCATCGCGCTGGATGTTGCCGGCGCGCAGGCCGGTGCCAGCCGCTATGCCGGTTCCAATGCTGCGGTCAGTGGCATTCGCCAGGGCCAGCTCAGCGACACCATGGCGCGCATCGTGCTAGACCTGACGACGCCGGCAACGCTCGGCGATCCGCAGATCGCGGCCGACGGCAAGTCGCTCAGCTTCTCGCTCCAGAATGTGACCGACGGCCGGTTCCGCACCGCCGTGGGGCAGGGGCGGCTGCGCTTCGACGCGCCCGCCAATATGAGCGCCCGGCCGCAAAAGCGCATTCATTCGATCACCGTGCCGATCCCGCCGGTGGCACGCGGCGTCGATCTGCCCGCGATTGAGGGCGTGCGCGACGGATCGCGCCCGCTGGTGGTGATTGATGCCGGCCATGGCGGTCATGATCCGGGCGCCATCAACAAGGATAATGGCAAGCGCGAAAAGGATGTGACGCTGGCGATCGCGCAGGCGATCCGGGACCAGCTGGTCAAGTCCGGCCGGGTGCGCGTGGCCCTGACCCGCGACGATGACCGCTTCCTCGTGCTGCAGGAACGCTATGGCATCGCCCGCAAGCTGGGTGCCGATCTCTTCATCTCGGTCCATGCCGATTCGGCGGAAAATGCCGATGCCCATGGCGCCACCGTCTATACCCTCTCGGAAACCGCATCGGATCGGGAAGCGGCCCGGCTCGCCGCGCGCGAGAACAAGGCCGATGTGCTGAACGGCGTCAATCTCGGCAACCAGTCCGGCGACGTCTCCTCGATCCTCATCGATCTGACGCAGCGGGAATCGATGAACATCTCGGCCAATTTTGCGCGGCTGCTGCAACGGGAAGCGGCGCCCTATGTGCCGTTCCGCAGCGCCTATCACCGCTTCGCCTCGCTGATGGTGCTGAAGGCCCCGGACACGCCCTCGGTCCTGTTCGAGACCGGCTATATCAGCAATGCGGATGATGCCCTTTTCCTCTCCTCGCATGAGGGACAGCAGGCGATCGCGCGCGGCGTCGCCCGTGCCATCGACGTCCATTTCGCGCGCAAGCTCGCCATGGGCAGCGGCCGGTCGGGCGGCTGA
- a CDS encoding M48 family metalloprotease, whose protein sequence is MTRWLRLTALLLGSLMLMARPALAQSILRDAETEAFMADMSGDLVKAAGMQPRNVQVMVINDPEINAFVAGGQYVWVHSGLIAQADNVNQLQGVVAHELGHIEGGHVIRTDGIKEATSITLLSLVLGAAAIAAGGAEAGMGIMGLGQQVGMSKYLAFSRAQESSADLAGARYLSGAHLSGKGSLEFFKKLQNQEYRLAIPQDNSYGRTHPLSGERINVLREVYTVDPAWDNPPNPQLEARFERIKAKLIGFVSEPQQTLLKYPESDRSIPAHYARAYAWHKSAYPEKALSEADALLTAAPHDPYFLELKGQILLESGRPGEAIPPLREAVAKTQQPLIAVLLGHALIATEDEKNYAEAETVLRNAIARDRENPFAWYQLGVVYEHRGDTPRAALASAERFSMIGQDSMALRSADAAMQGLKPGTVDYLRAQDIAMVSRAAVEQKRKRR, encoded by the coding sequence ATGACGCGGTGGCTGCGCCTGACGGCGCTCCTGCTGGGGTCGCTGATGCTGATGGCGCGGCCGGCGCTGGCCCAAAGCATCCTGCGCGATGCCGAGACCGAAGCCTTCATGGCGGACATGTCGGGCGATCTGGTCAAGGCGGCCGGCATGCAGCCGCGCAATGTCCAGGTGATGGTGATCAACGATCCGGAGATCAACGCCTTCGTCGCGGGTGGCCAATATGTCTGGGTGCATAGCGGGCTGATTGCGCAGGCCGACAATGTGAACCAGTTGCAGGGCGTGGTCGCGCATGAACTGGGCCATATCGAGGGCGGCCATGTGATCCGCACCGACGGCATCAAGGAAGCGACCAGCATCACCTTGCTGAGCCTGGTGCTGGGCGCGGCGGCGATCGCGGCGGGCGGCGCGGAGGCCGGCATGGGCATCATGGGCCTGGGCCAGCAGGTCGGCATGTCCAAATATCTCGCTTTCTCGCGCGCGCAGGAAAGCTCCGCCGACCTTGCCGGCGCGCGCTATCTGAGCGGCGCGCATCTGAGCGGCAAGGGCAGCCTGGAATTCTTCAAGAAGCTGCAGAATCAGGAATATCGCCTCGCGATCCCGCAGGACAATAGCTATGGCCGCACCCACCCGCTGTCGGGCGAGCGCATCAATGTGCTGCGCGAAGTCTATACGGTCGATCCGGCCTGGGACAATCCGCCCAATCCGCAGCTGGAAGCGCGGTTCGAGCGGATCAAGGCGAAGCTGATCGGCTTCGTATCGGAGCCGCAGCAGACACTGCTCAAATATCCCGAGAGCGACCGGTCGATCCCGGCCCATTATGCGCGCGCCTATGCCTGGCATAAAAGCGCCTATCCCGAGAAGGCGCTGAGCGAAGCGGACGCGCTGCTGACGGCGGCGCCGCATGATCCCTATTTCCTGGAGCTGAAGGGCCAGATCCTGCTGGAGAGCGGGCGGCCGGGCGAGGCGATTCCACCGCTGCGCGAGGCGGTCGCCAAGACGCAGCAGCCGCTGATCGCGGTATTGCTGGGCCATGCGCTGATCGCGACCGAGGATGAGAAAAATTACGCCGAGGCCGAGACCGTGCTGCGCAATGCGATCGCGCGGGACCGCGAAAATCCCTTCGCCTGGTATCAACTGGGCGTCGTCTACGAGCATCGCGGCGACACGCCGCGCGCCGCGCTGGCCAGTGCCGAGCGCTTTTCAATGATCGGGCAGGACAGTATGGCACTGCGAAGTGCGGACGCGGCAATGCAGGGATTGAAGCCCGGAACGGTTGACTATCTGCGGGCGCAGGATATCGCGATGGTCTCGCGGGCTGCCGTCGAGCAGAAGCGGAAGAGAAGATGA
- a CDS encoding Rne/Rng family ribonuclease has protein sequence MTMRMLIDARHREETRVAVVKGNRIEEFDFESAEHKQLKGNIYLAKVTRVEPSLQAAFVDYGGNRHGFLAFSEIHPDYYQIPREDREALLREERAHAEEEAALRADYDEDEDAAGDDGVEVVEATHHDDEERAHEAEASEGESNEGGRPNRRKREKGDDAADELRRKRMALRRRYKIQDVIKRRQVLLVQVVKEERGNKGAALTTYLSLAGRYCVLMPNTSHGGGISRKISNAADRKRLKSIIAEMALPSSMGCIVRTAGLQRTKPEIKRDFDYLARLWDEIREKTLRAAAPELIHNDSDLIKRAIRDIYNKDIEEVIVEGEHGYKAAKDFMKLLMPSHARRVKQYADAVSLFQRASVEDQLAAMYNPVVQLKSGGYLVINPTEALVSIDINSGRSTREHGIEQTAVATNLEAAREIARQLRLRDMAGLVVIDFIDMEMNSNIRKVEKAMKEALKDDRARIQVGRISGFGLMEMSRQRLRTGVLEASTRQCPHCEGTGLVRTASSAGLGALRMLEEEAARGRGSVITLRASQEAAFYVLNNKRRELDEIEQRYGVRIVVLPDGEIEGARMSVEPSGPRPERVVTYAPLAEEEDDLDVIEDEEEEEEIEEEAAPERQERGERGDRGEEREGGRRRRRRRRRRGGQRDDAPGETGEDNGAEDGEEGEESAEIETDAEAVAAEPAAEGEDEGDSRRRGRRGRRGGRRRREGGEAGAEAGETAGEDGAETVIEAEAAAPVEEAPVAEAAPEEAPAEEAPKTRRRPRARKAKDAAAEPAAVEATEAPAEVVAEAPAAEPVAEEAAEKPKPKRTRKKKADVEAEAAAAAEAPAVEAVAEEVAEKPKPKRTRKKKVEPVAEEVAVEAAPAVTEVAAAPAEAAPASEAVTADPAAEVESDENGEPRRGWWQRTFGQ, from the coding sequence ATGACAATGCGTATGCTGATCGATGCGCGCCACCGGGAAGAAACCCGGGTCGCGGTCGTCAAGGGAAACCGGATCGAGGAATTTGACTTCGAATCCGCTGAGCACAAGCAGCTCAAGGGCAATATCTATCTCGCCAAGGTCACCCGCGTAGAGCCTTCGCTCCAGGCGGCCTTCGTCGATTATGGTGGCAATCGCCACGGCTTCCTCGCTTTCAGCGAAATCCATCCCGACTATTACCAGATTCCGCGCGAAGACCGCGAGGCACTGCTGCGCGAGGAACGCGCGCATGCCGAGGAAGAGGCCGCGCTGCGCGCCGATTATGACGAGGATGAGGACGCCGCCGGCGACGATGGCGTCGAGGTCGTGGAAGCGACCCATCATGACGATGAGGAACGCGCCCACGAAGCCGAAGCCAGCGAAGGCGAAAGCAACGAAGGCGGCCGCCCGAACCGGCGCAAGCGCGAAAAGGGCGACGACGCAGCCGACGAGCTGCGCCGCAAGCGCATGGCGCTGCGCCGTCGCTACAAGATCCAGGACGTCATCAAGCGCCGCCAGGTGCTGCTGGTGCAGGTCGTCAAGGAAGAGCGCGGCAACAAGGGTGCGGCGCTGACCACCTATTTGTCGCTGGCCGGTCGCTATTGCGTGCTGATGCCCAACACCAGCCATGGTGGCGGCATTTCGCGCAAGATCAGCAATGCGGCCGACCGCAAGCGACTGAAGTCGATCATCGCCGAAATGGCGCTGCCTTCGTCGATGGGCTGCATCGTGCGCACCGCCGGCCTGCAGCGCACCAAGCCCGAGATCAAGCGCGACTTCGACTATCTCGCCCGGCTGTGGGACGAGATTCGCGAGAAGACGCTGCGCGCCGCCGCGCCCGAGCTGATCCATAACGACAGCGACCTCATCAAGCGGGCGATCCGCGATATCTACAACAAGGATATCGAGGAAGTGATCGTCGAGGGCGAGCATGGCTACAAGGCCGCCAAGGACTTCATGAAGCTGCTGATGCCGAGCCATGCCCGGCGCGTGAAGCAATATGCCGACGCGGTGTCGCTGTTCCAGCGCGCCAGCGTTGAGGACCAGCTGGCGGCGATGTACAATCCCGTGGTGCAGCTCAAGTCCGGCGGCTATCTGGTGATCAACCCGACCGAGGCGCTGGTGTCGATCGACATCAACTCGGGCCGGTCGACCCGCGAGCATGGCATCGAGCAGACCGCGGTCGCCACCAACCTGGAGGCGGCGCGCGAGATCGCCCGCCAGCTGCGCCTGCGCGACATGGCAGGCCTGGTCGTCATCGACTTCATCGACATGGAGATGAACTCCAACATCCGTAAGGTCGAGAAGGCGATGAAGGAGGCGCTGAAGGACGATCGCGCCCGTATTCAGGTCGGCCGCATTTCGGGCTTTGGCCTGATGGAAATGAGCCGCCAGCGTCTGCGCACCGGCGTGCTGGAAGCATCGACCCGCCAGTGCCCGCATTGCGAAGGCACGGGCCTGGTCCGCACCGCATCGTCGGCGGGCCTGGGCGCGCTGCGCATGCTGGAGGAAGAGGCCGCCCGTGGCCGTGGCAGCGTCATCACGCTGCGCGCCAGCCAGGAAGCCGCCTTCTACGTCCTCAACAACAAGCGTCGCGAACTGGACGAGATCGAACAGCGCTATGGCGTGCGCATCGTCGTCCTGCCCGATGGCGAGATCGAGGGCGCCCGCATGTCGGTCGAGCCCAGCGGTCCGCGTCCCGAACGCGTCGTCACCTATGCCCCGCTCGCGGAGGAAGAGGATGACCTCGACGTGATCGAGGACGAGGAAGAAGAGGAAGAGATCGAGGAAGAAGCCGCCCCCGAACGCCAGGAGCGTGGCGAGCGCGGTGACCGGGGCGAGGAACGCGAAGGCGGACGCCGCCGTCGCCGTCGTCGCCGTCGTCGCGGTGGCCAGCGCGATGATGCGCCGGGCGAAACCGGCGAAGACAATGGCGCCGAAGATGGTGAGGAAGGCGAGGAATCGGCCGAAATCGAGACCGATGCCGAAGCTGTTGCCGCCGAGCCGGCCGCCGAAGGCGAGGATGAAGGTGACAGCCGTCGTCGTGGTCGTCGCGGTCGCCGTGGCGGTCGTCGCCGTCGCGAAGGTGGCGAAGCGGGCGCCGAAGCCGGTGAGACCGCTGGCGAGGACGGCGCTGAGACGGTGATCGAAGCCGAAGCGGCCGCGCCTGTCGAGGAAGCTCCGGTTGCCGAAGCAGCGCCGGAAGAAGCCCCGGCCGAGGAAGCGCCCAAGACGCGCCGTCGCCCCCGTGCCCGCAAGGCGAAGGACGCGGCGGCCGAACCGGCTGCCGTCGAAGCGACCGAAGCCCCGGCCGAGGTTGTTGCCGAAGCGCCCGCCGCCGAGCCGGTTGCCGAGGAAGCGGCCGAAAAGCCCAAGCCCAAGCGCACCCGCAAGAAGAAGGCGGATGTCGAGGCCGAAGCCGCTGCGGCAGCCGAAGCGCCCGCTGTCGAAGCGGTTGCCGAGGAAGTGGCCGAAAAGCCCAAGCCCAAGCGGACCCGCAAGAAGAAGGTCGAACCGGTCGCCGAGGAAGTCGCCGTCGAGGCCGCGCCGGCCGTGACCGAAGTCGCTGCAGCGCCGGCCGAGGCTGCGCCGGCCAGCGAAGCCGTCACTGCCGACCCCGCTGCCGAGGTCGAGAGCGACGAGAATGGCGAGCCGCGCCGTGGCTGGTGGCAGCGCACCTTCGGCCAATAA